A single Streptomyces sp. 2114.4 DNA region contains:
- a CDS encoding cytochrome P450: MVTSVDRRSVIRLFSRLRTPEGQANPLPHYAELRSMGDIVPAPWGGHLVTSFGLCDHVLRNRSWLVPDSGWRARQGAATRWMAPSSQQMASTLPGLNPPHHTRARRSVGNMFDRKCLDTVKDSVERNTEELLDRLAERLKDGEADFGSVVSEELPVMTIGEWLGLPTADYPLLRSLTHDQVFAQELLPTASQLAQSDAATRTLREYFIALVRQRRRAPGNDPISSWIRTWDELEPHQDAADEAVYRLALFVVLAALETTSNLLSTMVWLLAEHPWQMGWLRAHPECIPAAVEEVLRYDSPTHVVSRIAGEDTTLAGIRVEKDQMVHLMVGVANHDPAHHIDPALFDVRRKATHLSFSGGIHYCLGAALARLEATTLLTGVLRRFPALRLSRTPDWAPRVAFRRLMTLPVVES, encoded by the coding sequence ATGGTCACATCCGTGGACCGCCGATCCGTGATAAGGCTTTTCTCCCGCCTGCGCACACCGGAAGGTCAAGCGAATCCGCTGCCGCACTACGCGGAACTCCGATCGATGGGAGATATCGTTCCGGCACCTTGGGGCGGCCATCTGGTGACCTCTTTCGGTCTGTGTGACCACGTGTTGCGCAACAGGTCATGGCTGGTGCCGGACAGTGGCTGGCGGGCCAGGCAGGGTGCGGCGACCCGCTGGATGGCGCCTTCCTCGCAGCAGATGGCCAGCACGCTGCCCGGCCTCAATCCGCCGCACCACACGCGGGCCAGGCGTTCGGTGGGCAATATGTTCGACCGTAAGTGCCTGGATACCGTCAAGGATTCGGTCGAGCGCAATACGGAGGAATTGCTCGACCGGCTGGCAGAAAGGCTGAAGGACGGTGAGGCGGACTTCGGTTCCGTGGTCAGCGAAGAATTGCCGGTGATGACGATAGGGGAATGGCTCGGTCTGCCGACGGCCGATTATCCGCTGCTGCGGTCACTCACCCACGACCAGGTATTCGCCCAGGAATTGCTGCCCACGGCGAGTCAGCTCGCGCAGTCCGACGCCGCGACCCGGACTCTGCGCGAGTATTTCATCGCCTTGGTACGGCAACGCCGCCGGGCGCCCGGAAATGACCCCATCTCGTCGTGGATACGGACCTGGGACGAACTCGAACCACATCAGGACGCCGCGGACGAGGCGGTCTACCGGCTCGCCCTGTTCGTGGTTCTGGCCGCCCTGGAGACCACCTCCAACCTGCTGTCCACGATGGTGTGGCTGCTCGCCGAACACCCCTGGCAGATGGGGTGGCTGCGTGCCCACCCGGAGTGCATACCGGCGGCCGTCGAAGAGGTCTTGCGCTATGACTCCCCGACGCATGTGGTGAGCCGGATCGCCGGCGAGGACACCACCCTCGCGGGAATTCGCGTGGAGAAGGACCAGATGGTGCACCTCATGGTCGGTGTCGCCAACCACGATCCCGCACACCACATCGATCCCGCGCTCTTCGACGTCCGCCGCAAAGCCACCCATCTGAGCTTCAGCGGTGGGATCCACTACTGCCTCGGTGCCGCGCTGGCCCGGCTGGAGGCGACGACCCTGCTGACCGGCGTGCTCCGACGGTTCCCTGCCCTGCGATTGAGCCGTACGCCCGACTGGGCGCCGCGGGTGGCCTTCCGGCGGCTCATGACGCTGCCCGTGGTGGAGTCCTGA
- a CDS encoding roadblock/LC7 domain-containing protein — MNYDLSWMLDSALELPEAQHAILVSADGLLMARSKEVGRDHADTVAAAMSGMQSLSRTVADFCHGGAAPTGRSQWRQTLVEFDHGWVFLISAGEGAYLAVSASPDVDMAEITFRMQQLVGQLGKALTSPPRERADIQS; from the coding sequence GTGAACTACGATCTGTCGTGGATGCTTGACAGTGCTCTGGAATTGCCCGAAGCGCAGCACGCCATTCTCGTCTCCGCCGACGGCCTGCTCATGGCCCGCTCCAAGGAAGTCGGCCGGGACCACGCCGACACCGTCGCCGCCGCGATGAGCGGAATGCAGTCGCTGAGTCGTACGGTCGCCGATTTCTGTCATGGCGGTGCAGCCCCCACCGGCCGGTCGCAATGGCGGCAGACGCTGGTCGAGTTCGACCACGGCTGGGTCTTTCTCATCTCGGCCGGCGAGGGTGCGTATCTCGCGGTTTCGGCTTCTCCTGATGTCGACATGGCGGAGATCACGTTCCGTATGCAGCAGCTTGTCGGCCAGCTCGGTAAGGCACTGACCAGTCCGCCGCGCGAGAGGGCTGACATTCAGTCATGA
- a CDS encoding CoA-binding protein, whose translation MYGDPSTIRKILTELGDTWAVVGLSGNEQRAAHGVAEVLQRYGKRIVPVHPKAETVHGEQGYPSLAAIPFPVDVVDVFVNSEQAGGIADEAVAVGAKAVWFQLGVVDEAAWDRVHDSGLAMVMDRCPAIEIPRLR comes from the coding sequence GTGTACGGCGACCCCAGCACGATCCGCAAGATCCTCACCGAACTCGGCGACACCTGGGCCGTCGTGGGCCTGTCGGGCAATGAGCAGCGTGCGGCGCACGGCGTCGCCGAGGTGCTGCAGCGTTACGGCAAGCGGATCGTGCCGGTGCATCCGAAGGCGGAGACGGTGCACGGTGAGCAGGGGTACCCGTCGCTGGCCGCCATTCCCTTCCCGGTCGATGTGGTCGATGTGTTCGTCAACAGCGAGCAGGCGGGCGGCATCGCCGACGAGGCCGTGGCGGTCGGGGCCAAGGCCGTCTGGTTTCAGCTCGGGGTGGTCGACGAGGCGGCCTGGGACCGGGTGCACGACTCCGGGCTCGCCATGGTGATGGATCGCTGCCCGGCGATCGAGATACCCCGTTTGCGCTGA
- a CDS encoding YigZ family protein, with amino-acid sequence MQEQYRTLAREGVHEIEINKSRFLCALAPVATEAEAQDFIARIRKEHPTARHHCFAYVLGADGGIQKASDDGEPGGTAGVPMLQMLVRREVRFVVAVVTRYFGGVKLGAGGLIRAYGGVVGEALDALGTVTRQRFRLVTVTVDHQRAGRVENDLRMTGRAVREVTYGAEVRMEIGLPEADLEAFRGWLADTTAGTARLELGGEAYGDL; translated from the coding sequence ATGCAGGAGCAGTACCGCACGCTCGCGCGCGAGGGCGTCCATGAGATCGAGATCAACAAGTCCCGCTTCCTCTGCGCGCTCGCGCCCGTCGCGACCGAGGCCGAGGCCCAGGACTTCATCGCGCGCATCCGCAAGGAGCACCCCACCGCCCGCCATCACTGCTTCGCCTACGTCCTGGGCGCCGACGGCGGCATCCAGAAGGCGAGCGACGACGGCGAGCCGGGCGGCACCGCGGGCGTACCGATGCTGCAGATGCTGGTGCGCCGCGAGGTCCGCTTTGTCGTCGCCGTCGTCACCCGCTACTTCGGCGGCGTCAAACTGGGCGCCGGCGGCCTCATCCGGGCGTACGGCGGCGTCGTCGGCGAGGCACTGGACGCGCTGGGCACGGTCACCCGGCAGCGCTTCCGCCTGGTGACGGTCACCGTCGACCACCAGCGCGCGGGCCGGGTGGAGAACGATCTGCGCATGACGGGGCGGGCGGTGCGTGAGGTCACCTACGGGGCAGAGGTCCGGATGGAGATCGGACTGCCGGAGGCCGACCTCGAGGCCTTCCGTGGCTGGCTCGCGGACACCACCGCCGGCACGGC
- a CDS encoding helix-turn-helix domain-containing protein, producing the protein MTDLDQLTQSLARNLKHWRAERGFTLDALAARAGVSRGMIIQIEQARTNPSVGTTVKIADALGVSITTLLDYEQGPQVRIVAPSEAVRLWSTEGGSFTTLLVGAEAPGPYELWDWRLMPGDSSVSDPHPPGTVELLHVRAGTLTLVVDGVEHTVPAGASATFEAKVAHGYRNDGTEPVEMTMSVVIPLAG; encoded by the coding sequence GTGACGGACCTCGACCAGCTCACGCAGTCGCTCGCCCGCAACCTCAAGCACTGGCGCGCCGAGCGCGGCTTCACCCTCGATGCACTGGCGGCCCGCGCCGGGGTCAGCCGCGGCATGATCATCCAGATCGAGCAGGCCCGGACGAATCCCAGCGTGGGCACCACCGTCAAGATCGCCGACGCGCTCGGCGTCAGCATCACCACGCTCCTCGACTACGAACAGGGGCCGCAGGTCCGCATCGTGGCGCCGAGCGAGGCGGTCCGGCTGTGGTCCACCGAGGGCGGCAGCTTCACCACCCTCCTGGTGGGCGCCGAGGCGCCCGGCCCGTACGAACTGTGGGACTGGCGGCTGATGCCGGGCGACAGCAGCGTCTCCGATCCGCATCCGCCCGGCACCGTCGAACTGCTGCATGTCCGTGCCGGCACGCTGACGCTGGTCGTGGACGGTGTGGAGCACACGGTGCCCGCCGGCGCCTCGGCAACCTTCGAGGCCAAGGTCGCGCACGGCTACCGCAACGACGGTACGGAACCGGTCGAGATGACCATGTCGGTGGTCATCCCGCTCGCCGGCTGA
- a CDS encoding ATP/GTP-binding protein, with product MGSRLALDDGVYLRNSVQTAAKILVVGHFAVGKTTFIGTMSEIPPLRTEEVMTQAGAGIDDPTGAPHKTTTTVAMDFGRLTLSEKLVLYLFGTPGQQRFVQVWEDMTRGALGALVLVDPQRLDESFPVMDLVEHYGIPYAIAVNRFDGTPTHSLDEIREALDLLPETPVVNCDARDQRSSADSLIALVRYLQSRLN from the coding sequence ATGGGCTCCAGGCTCGCTTTGGATGACGGCGTGTACTTGCGCAATTCAGTGCAGACCGCGGCGAAGATCCTTGTGGTCGGACACTTCGCCGTGGGCAAAACCACATTCATCGGGACCATGTCCGAGATTCCTCCGCTGCGGACCGAAGAGGTAATGACGCAGGCGGGGGCGGGAATTGACGACCCCACAGGTGCGCCCCACAAGACGACGACCACGGTCGCCATGGACTTCGGGCGTCTCACGCTCAGCGAGAAGCTGGTCCTGTACCTGTTCGGAACGCCCGGCCAGCAGCGCTTCGTTCAGGTGTGGGAAGACATGACGCGCGGCGCGCTCGGGGCGCTGGTCCTCGTCGACCCCCAGCGGCTCGACGAGTCCTTCCCTGTCATGGACCTGGTGGAACACTACGGAATCCCCTACGCCATCGCGGTGAACCGCTTCGACGGGACCCCCACGCATTCGCTCGACGAGATCCGGGAGGCGCTGGACCTCCTTCCTGAGACGCCTGTCGTCAACTGTGACGCACGGGACCAACGTTCCTCGGCGGATTCGCTGATCGCGCTCGTCCGTTATCTACAGTCCCGCCTCAACTAG
- a CDS encoding DMT family transporter, producing the protein MTAVFALTSSLLWGLADFGGGLLTRRLQALTVVVVSQTLAAVVLGVVVLATGGWREAGPQLWCAVGAGVVGPAAMLCFYRALALGPMGVVSPLASVGTVLVPLGVGIVAGERPGLLQAAGMVVAVIGVVLAGGPRVSGASVARQTIALTLLSALGFGAVMALISEASTTLTGLFLALFVQRVCNVAVGGAALYGSVRRGTPALPEGGLPALQSALPALGFVGIADVAANGTYALAAQNGPVTLAAVLASLYPVVTSLAALGVLKERLRAVQTAGASLAVVGSVLLASGS; encoded by the coding sequence ATGACAGCGGTCTTCGCCCTGACCAGCAGCCTTCTGTGGGGGCTCGCCGACTTCGGCGGCGGACTGCTCACCCGACGCCTGCAGGCGCTGACCGTGGTGGTCGTCTCGCAGACCCTGGCCGCCGTGGTGCTGGGCGTCGTGGTGCTGGCCACCGGGGGCTGGCGGGAGGCCGGGCCGCAGCTGTGGTGCGCGGTCGGAGCGGGCGTCGTGGGGCCCGCCGCCATGCTCTGCTTCTACCGCGCCCTGGCGCTCGGCCCGATGGGAGTGGTTTCCCCGCTCGCGTCGGTCGGCACGGTCCTCGTACCGCTCGGGGTCGGGATCGTGGCGGGTGAGCGGCCGGGTCTGCTGCAGGCCGCCGGCATGGTCGTGGCCGTGATCGGTGTCGTGCTGGCCGGCGGCCCGCGGGTCAGCGGCGCGTCGGTGGCCCGCCAGACGATTGCGCTGACGCTGCTCTCGGCGCTCGGCTTCGGCGCGGTAATGGCGCTGATCTCGGAGGCGTCCACGACCCTGACAGGCCTCTTCCTCGCCCTGTTCGTCCAGCGGGTGTGCAATGTCGCCGTCGGCGGCGCCGCCCTGTACGGATCGGTGCGGCGTGGCACCCCGGCACTGCCCGAGGGCGGGCTCCCGGCCCTCCAAAGCGCCCTGCCCGCGCTCGGATTCGTCGGGATCGCCGATGTCGCCGCCAATGGCACCTACGCCCTGGCCGCCCAGAACGGGCCGGTCACCCTCGCGGCGGTGCTCGCCTCCCTCTACCCGGTGGTCACCTCGCTCGCCGCGCTCGGCGTCCTCAAGGAACGGCTGCGGGCGGTCCAGACGGCCGGCGCCTCCCTCGCGGTGGTCGGCTCGGTCCTGCTCGCGTCGGGGAGCTGA
- a CDS encoding cytochrome P450 produces MQSHSEFQGPPPGCPAHADGQRTPLHGPEFAAAPEAFYEALRQHGPSAPVELAPGVEAELVTDYAAALHVLQNPDTFARDSRRWRALNEGRVPLDSPVLPMMMYRPNCLFSDGADHMRLRQSVTASLGRVDTHRLSRHVDRVAAYLISQFSSRGRVDLVADYAQLLPLLVFNDLFGCPAEIGDRLVFGISGIFDGVDAEKANEVLTEALLELVALKRRSPGEDITSWLMEHPSGLTDEEMVHQLVTLIAAGTEPTQNIIASALRLLLTDEKYVGDQSAAGLLVDDAINDVLWNSPPIANYGVHYPVHDMELGGAKLPAGEPVVISFAAANTDPQLSTGRQMLSKRAHLAWGAGPHACPAKDPALLVSVLAIEKLLNTLPDIDLALPAESLTWRPGPFHRALEALPARFTPVRPERRPSAGPATGGRATDNASGQDRNEVQRGKWWSSFLSWWKV; encoded by the coding sequence ATGCAATCTCACTCGGAATTCCAGGGCCCCCCGCCCGGCTGCCCCGCACACGCCGACGGTCAGCGGACTCCCTTGCACGGGCCGGAATTCGCCGCAGCCCCCGAGGCCTTCTACGAGGCCCTGCGGCAGCACGGACCCAGCGCGCCGGTCGAGCTCGCCCCCGGGGTGGAGGCCGAACTCGTCACGGACTACGCCGCGGCGCTCCACGTGCTGCAGAATCCGGACACCTTTGCGCGTGATTCACGCCGTTGGCGCGCCCTGAACGAGGGGCGCGTACCCCTGGACAGCCCCGTGCTGCCGATGATGATGTACCGGCCGAATTGTCTGTTCTCCGACGGTGCGGACCATATGCGGCTGCGTCAGTCGGTCACGGCGAGCCTGGGCCGGGTGGACACCCACCGGCTGAGCCGTCATGTCGACCGCGTCGCCGCGTACCTCATCAGCCAGTTCAGCAGCCGGGGCCGAGTGGATCTGGTCGCCGACTACGCCCAGTTGCTGCCGCTGCTGGTCTTCAACGACCTCTTCGGGTGCCCCGCCGAGATCGGTGACCGCCTGGTCTTCGGCATATCGGGCATCTTCGACGGGGTCGACGCGGAGAAGGCCAACGAGGTCCTGACCGAAGCGCTGCTGGAGCTGGTGGCGCTCAAGCGGCGTTCGCCGGGTGAGGACATCACCTCCTGGCTGATGGAGCACCCCTCCGGGCTCACCGACGAGGAGATGGTCCACCAGCTCGTCACCCTGATCGCGGCGGGGACGGAGCCCACGCAGAACATCATCGCCAGCGCGCTGCGGCTGCTGTTGACGGATGAGAAGTACGTGGGCGACCAGAGCGCGGCCGGACTGCTGGTCGACGACGCCATCAATGACGTGCTGTGGAACAGCCCTCCGATAGCCAACTACGGTGTGCACTACCCCGTGCACGACATGGAGCTCGGGGGAGCCAAGCTGCCGGCCGGCGAACCCGTGGTCATCAGCTTCGCGGCCGCCAACACCGACCCGCAGCTGTCGACGGGCCGTCAGATGCTCAGCAAGCGGGCGCATCTCGCCTGGGGGGCGGGCCCGCACGCCTGCCCCGCCAAGGATCCCGCCCTGCTGGTGTCCGTCCTGGCCATCGAGAAACTGCTCAACACCCTGCCGGACATCGATCTGGCCCTGCCCGCGGAAAGCCTGACCTGGCGGCCCGGCCCGTTCCACCGGGCGCTGGAAGCCCTGCCCGCCCGCTTCACCCCGGTACGCCCCGAGCGGCGTCCGTCCGCCGGTCCGGCAACGGGTGGCCGCGCGACGGATAATGCTTCTGGACAGGACAGGAATGAGGTGCAACGAGGAAAGTGGTGGAGCTCGTTCCTCTCTTGGTGGAAGGTGTGA
- a CDS encoding YbaK/EbsC family protein has product MPVPMDAFDEIRPAVECLDLLTAPVADALRSWSGSVPVEEVRFVDTDPAVADTALLVERHGSWLLEQSANCVVVAGKRGGETTLAACVVLSHTRADVNGVVRRHLGARKASFAPMDRAVGESGMEYGGITPIGLPAGWPLLLDPAVADISYALIGSGSRRGKLIVPGKALAELPGATVLEGLATA; this is encoded by the coding sequence ATGCCTGTGCCGATGGATGCCTTCGACGAGATCCGGCCCGCCGTGGAGTGCCTGGACCTGCTGACCGCGCCGGTGGCCGACGCGCTGCGCTCCTGGAGCGGATCCGTACCGGTCGAGGAGGTGCGCTTCGTCGACACGGACCCGGCCGTCGCGGACACCGCCCTGCTCGTCGAGCGCCACGGCTCCTGGCTCCTGGAGCAGTCCGCGAACTGCGTGGTGGTGGCCGGCAAGCGCGGCGGCGAGACCACCCTGGCCGCCTGTGTCGTCCTCTCGCACACCCGCGCCGACGTCAATGGCGTGGTGCGGCGTCATCTGGGCGCCCGCAAGGCCTCGTTCGCGCCGATGGACCGGGCGGTCGGTGAGAGCGGGATGGAGTACGGCGGGATCACCCCGATCGGCCTGCCCGCCGGCTGGCCGCTGCTGCTGGACCCGGCCGTCGCCGACATCTCCTACGCCCTGATCGGCAGTGGCAGCCGCCGCGGCAAGCTCATCGTGCCCGGTAAGGCACTGGCCGAACTGCCCGGAGCCACGGTCCTGGAGGGGCTGGCAACCGCCTAG
- a CDS encoding enoyl-CoA hydratase/isomerase family protein has protein sequence MIDNFKTLAVAHDGPLLDVQLNSPDTGNALGEPMLDELLTVLGALHDSPEIRVVVLSGAGADFCLGGDRREFAESLAADGSGAALRAMGNKARRVCEALAATSAVTIARLHGGVIGAGIALAVFCDLRAGAHTCRFRLPELALGMPPAWGGVLPRLLNEAGAARIRELILTGESFDAAKAVELSLLHQAVPEGELDEAIARWTRPLVRRSPAALRTAKVMMNAYAGAGRLADATLFDAEMLTSVLAAAGSQRSG, from the coding sequence GTGATCGACAACTTCAAGACCCTTGCCGTTGCCCACGACGGACCCCTGCTCGACGTCCAGTTGAACAGCCCGGACACCGGTAATGCGCTCGGCGAGCCGATGCTCGACGAACTCCTCACCGTGCTGGGTGCGTTGCACGACAGCCCCGAGATACGGGTGGTGGTCCTCTCCGGCGCGGGAGCGGACTTCTGCCTGGGCGGAGACCGCCGGGAGTTCGCGGAGTCCCTTGCCGCGGACGGCTCGGGAGCGGCCCTTCGCGCCATGGGCAACAAGGCGCGGCGGGTGTGCGAAGCACTCGCCGCCACCAGCGCGGTCACCATCGCCCGGCTGCACGGTGGGGTGATCGGCGCGGGTATCGCGCTCGCGGTGTTCTGTGATCTGCGGGCCGGTGCGCACACCTGCCGCTTCCGGCTGCCGGAGCTCGCGCTGGGCATGCCGCCGGCTTGGGGAGGCGTACTGCCACGCCTGCTGAACGAGGCGGGCGCGGCCAGGATCCGCGAGTTGATCCTGACCGGGGAGAGCTTCGACGCGGCGAAGGCGGTCGAGCTCTCTCTCCTCCACCAGGCCGTTCCGGAGGGCGAGCTCGACGAGGCGATCGCCCGGTGGACCAGACCGCTGGTCCGCAGGTCTCCGGCGGCCCTGCGGACCGCCAAGGTCATGATGAACGCCTACGCGGGCGCCGGCCGCCTTGCCGACGCCACCCTTTTCGACGCGGAGATGCTGACGTCGGTGCTGGCGGCCGCCGGGTCGCAACGGAGCGGTTGA
- a CDS encoding DapH/DapD/GlmU-related protein, which produces MPINQNVFSSVAAWRRRAVSRAVHRGARWVREAAAVTAERPGPYRFRRIGTGTRLAYPQGTVFGDPWIELGDHCIIAQDVTLTAGMMPDLDLGPEPILTLGNGVVLGRGSHVIADVRLTIGDDCFFGPGVYVTTTNHSYDDPEVPVGKQWPRSDPVAIGPGSWIGTGAVILPGARLGRNVVVAAGAVVRGEVPDHAVVAGAPARVVRRWDAQQGWQPPLRTPAPVPIPEDVTPDQLVALRAWQAAEAKEAYEAS; this is translated from the coding sequence GTGCCGATAAACCAGAACGTGTTCTCATCCGTCGCGGCCTGGCGGCGCCGGGCCGTGTCGCGTGCCGTCCACCGCGGCGCGCGCTGGGTGAGGGAAGCCGCGGCCGTCACGGCCGAGCGCCCCGGCCCGTACCGCTTCCGGCGGATCGGTACCGGCACCCGGCTCGCCTATCCGCAGGGCACGGTCTTCGGCGACCCGTGGATCGAGCTCGGCGACCACTGCATCATCGCCCAGGACGTGACGCTGACCGCGGGCATGATGCCGGACCTGGACCTCGGCCCGGAGCCGATCCTCACGCTGGGGAACGGCGTGGTGCTGGGCCGCGGCAGCCATGTGATCGCGGATGTCCGGCTGACGATCGGCGACGACTGCTTCTTCGGCCCCGGGGTCTACGTCACCACCACCAACCACAGCTACGACGACCCCGAGGTGCCGGTCGGCAAGCAGTGGCCGCGCAGCGACCCGGTGGCCATCGGCCCCGGCAGCTGGATCGGTACCGGCGCGGTGATCCTGCCCGGTGCGCGGCTGGGCCGGAACGTGGTGGTCGCGGCCGGCGCCGTGGTCCGCGGCGAGGTCCCCGATCATGCGGTGGTGGCCGGTGCGCCCGCCCGGGTCGTCCGCCGCTGGGATGCTCAGCAGGGCTGGCAGCCGCCGCTGCGCACACCGGCGCCGGTGCCGATCCCCGAGGACGTCACCCCGGACCAGCTGGTCGCGCTGCGGGCGTGGCAGGCGGCGGAGGCCAAGGAGGCGTACGAAGCGTCCTGA
- a CDS encoding DUF742 domain-containing protein — protein sequence MTTDDEPELEHEAAELVRPYVITNGRDLLDGNEFSLITLVTVQAEPPRTKPLDPEKLRLLELCSGGFLSIAEIAGHTRLPVGVVKILVSDLAREGHLYSRAPIPSAQLVDRQILEEVLNGLQARFG from the coding sequence ATGACCACCGATGACGAGCCGGAGCTGGAACACGAAGCAGCGGAATTAGTACGGCCGTACGTCATCACCAACGGCCGAGATCTTCTTGACGGCAACGAATTCTCGCTGATCACCCTGGTCACCGTGCAGGCGGAACCGCCCAGGACGAAACCCCTCGATCCGGAGAAGCTGCGTCTGCTGGAGCTGTGTTCGGGGGGTTTTCTCTCGATCGCCGAGATAGCCGGGCACACCCGGCTGCCGGTGGGTGTCGTCAAGATTCTGGTGTCCGATCTCGCACGGGAGGGCCACCTGTATTCGCGTGCGCCCATACCGAGCGCTCAGCTTGTCGACCGGCAAATCCTTGAGGAGGTGCTGAATGGGCTCCAGGCTCGCTTTGGATGA
- a CDS encoding type VII secretion system-associated protein has translation MEESTQSAMTAGVPVTGEEMPEPPPEVIEAARQAPDHWLAMVDLTWQGEGPPPLWALIGQWRSDASGEIVEWRDNPEYRPSPQMLDWAEPTDAVDSALQLAATGYGPGEAVSEALVRAEVSVLVTATGTPLAAASPEGTPVIPVYTSQSYLESVGRLLYDRRPVAALVEQLPPGHALYLNPTGPVSMLVDTEELRAMLAGVSGTADEPRDATVPVAPRPGTGAGGAEPVGSGRGIGKPARAAKGSTAVGAGMAGSGMARGAN, from the coding sequence ATGGAAGAGAGCACACAGTCGGCGATGACGGCGGGCGTTCCCGTCACGGGCGAGGAGATGCCCGAGCCCCCACCGGAGGTCATCGAGGCGGCACGCCAGGCACCCGATCACTGGCTGGCCATGGTGGATCTGACCTGGCAGGGAGAGGGGCCACCGCCCCTCTGGGCGCTGATCGGGCAGTGGCGCTCGGACGCGTCCGGCGAGATCGTCGAGTGGCGCGACAATCCGGAGTACCGGCCGTCGCCGCAGATGCTGGACTGGGCGGAGCCGACCGATGCGGTCGACAGCGCACTACAGCTCGCCGCGACCGGCTACGGTCCGGGAGAGGCCGTCTCCGAGGCGCTGGTGCGCGCGGAGGTGTCCGTCCTGGTGACCGCGACCGGTACGCCGCTGGCCGCCGCCTCGCCCGAGGGGACTCCGGTGATCCCTGTCTACACCTCGCAGAGCTACCTCGAATCGGTGGGCCGTCTGCTGTACGACCGGCGGCCGGTGGCCGCACTCGTCGAGCAGCTGCCGCCCGGGCATGCGCTGTACCTCAACCCGACCGGTCCGGTGAGCATGCTGGTGGACACCGAGGAGCTGCGCGCCATGCTGGCCGGCGTGTCCGGAACGGCCGATGAGCCGCGGGACGCGACCGTGCCCGTGGCGCCGCGCCCGGGTACCGGGGCCGGTGGGGCCGAGCCGGTGGGCAGCGGCCGGGGGATCGGCAAGCCGGCCCGCGCCGCGAAGGGCAGCACCGCCGTCGGAGCCGGAATGGCCGGCAGCGGTATGGCCCGCGGCGCCAACTGA
- a CDS encoding gamma carbonic anhydrase family protein, with product MAGRALISPVGGKEPKVDQEAFTAPTSVVLGEVSMAAGASVWYHAVLRADCGPIVLGADSNIQDNCTVHVDPGFPVTVGARVSVGHNAVLHGCTVEDDVLIGMGATVLNGAHIGAGSLVAAQALVPQGMQVPPGSLVAGVPAKVRRELTDEERETIRLNATMYRELAARHREDVPGTGD from the coding sequence ATGGCGGGACGGGCATTGATTTCACCGGTGGGCGGCAAGGAGCCGAAGGTCGATCAGGAGGCCTTCACCGCCCCGACGTCCGTCGTGCTCGGCGAGGTCAGCATGGCGGCGGGCGCCAGCGTCTGGTACCACGCGGTGCTGCGGGCCGACTGCGGTCCGATCGTGCTCGGCGCCGACAGCAACATCCAGGACAACTGCACGGTGCACGTGGACCCCGGTTTCCCGGTGACCGTCGGCGCACGGGTCTCGGTCGGGCACAACGCGGTCCTGCACGGCTGCACCGTCGAGGACGACGTGCTGATCGGCATGGGTGCCACGGTCCTCAACGGCGCGCACATCGGCGCCGGCTCGCTGGTCGCCGCGCAGGCGCTGGTTCCCCAGGGCATGCAAGTGCCGCCCGGCTCCCTGGTCGCCGGGGTGCCGGCGAAGGTCAGGCGGGAGCTGACCGACGAGGAGCGCGAGACCATCCGCCTCAATGCCACGATGTACCGGGAGCTGGCGGCGCGGCACCGCGAGGATGTGCCGGGCACCGGAGACTGA